In Coregonus clupeaformis isolate EN_2021a chromosome 15, ASM2061545v1, whole genome shotgun sequence, one genomic interval encodes:
- the LOC123492590 gene encoding cytochrome b-c1 complex subunit 9-like, with product MSLAKGVYNLLFRRTSTFAITIMVGAVFFERMFDQGGDAIFEQLNRGKLWKHIKHQYENEEE from the exons ATGTCGCTTGCGAAAGGTGTCTACAATTTGCTCTTCAGGAGAACATCTACTTTTGCCATTACCATCATGGTCGGGGCAGTGTTCTTTGAACGAATGTTTGACCAAGGAGGAGATGCCATATTCGAGCAATTGAATCGGGGG AAACTCTGGAAACACATTAAACACCAATACGAAAACGAGGAGGAATAG
- the LOC121582344 gene encoding scavenger receptor class F member 2 isoform X2, whose protein sequence is METTRYVLVIVLLRVFCCWTYSQELNPRGRNVCKAGSDRLQCCSGWAQQGDECLIPICEGNFTCKENEVCVRPNECRCRHGYFGATCDTKCPSEFWGPDCKGKCDCHPNGRCDDVTGACTCNPNRWGPNCERACGCQKGQCNQETGACTCYAGFWGPQCSNNCYCSVNSVCDVGTGQCHCNPGWYGRSCGAQCVCNGSPCDQLTGRCKCRDRLWGIHCERMCQCVHGRCNQADGSCTCRPGFRGKFCREPCPAGFYGQNCRNRCGRCKGQQPCKVAEGRCIACESGWNGTRCDQMCTPGFFGENCKEVCSSCKDGHFCNRINGKCPHCNPGWMGDRCEVKCPNGTYGENCVNDCNSCFNGMCHFATGNCLCDPGFSGAYCNVTCSAGQYGLNCTQTCSCHDNNCNIVTGACNLQPNQRMGVMAAGVLVTCLLLLLLSLLCCCCVCRQNKQNDPEKMSKRRLCGGFTRISSKLPRIPLRRQKLPKVVVSHHDPENTFNCSFIEPPSAVEQPTPSGSSRASFSSVETTEDGHVYAVPDENKKKWDRINTTETTVLADNDIPEVDTLPEDMDMTEQASVNTSELPLQKLSESEGSCSGTESATSTLRLRASAPQPPQQSSKEPENNRGSNNVKDNGKPIAAERVKPQPPDPSTKPKLSWIHASPGPNQNQISQEETVAEDNICSRKKASKHQTPNAPESAGTDGASSIGEKKPNKSRPGRLQIEHINGAVQSVLRKMGNFRKTAIPKESPEKSPSLSLNREVNQPNIHSEVASLLTAQLKEKTQSLNRSEAGSCEESLSHFQAQRKKPTPPQKTSGTQPGAGKALLPTSASSQKPLPDTPSKEAKSPEKQDSNNSESRSDKGEPKNKTPMKKPPRKKRKEGNVDSKIQTTTPKVAVMPPKAAN, encoded by the exons ATGGAAACAACGAGATATGTCTTAGTCATTGTGCTTCTACGTGTCTTCTGTTGTTGGACTTACAGCCAAGAACTAAATCCCAGAGGTAGAAATGTATGCAAAGCTGG ATCTGACAGGCTCCAATGCTGTAGTGGCTGGGCACAGCAAGGAGATGAGTGCTTAATAC CAATTTGTGAGGGTAACTTCACCTGCAAAGAGAATGAAGTTTGTGTGCGACCCAACGAATGCCGCTGTCGTCATGGTTATTTTGGAGCCACTTGTGATACAA AATGTCCGTCTGAGTTCTGGGGGCCTGACTGCAAGGGTAAGTGTGATTGCCATCCCAACGGGAGGTGCGATGATGTCACTGGGGCCTGCACCTGTAACCCTAATCGCTGGGGGCCAAACTGTGAGCGAGCCTGCGGCTGCCAGAAGGGCCAATGCAACCAGGAGACAGGTGCTTGTACGTGCTACGCAGGCTTCTGGGGCCCTCAGTGCTCCAACAACTGTTACTGCAGCGTCAACTCTGTGTGTGACGTGGGGACAGGTCAGTGCCACTGCAACCCCGGCTGGTATGGGAGGAGCTGCGGTGCCCAGTGTGTCTGCAACGGCTCTCCGTGTGACCAGCTCACCGGCCGCTGCAAGTGTCGAGATCGTCTGTGGGGTATTCACTGCGAGCGCATGTGCCAGTGTGTCCATGGACGCTGTAACCAGGCGGATGGATCGTGCACCTGCAGGCCAGGATTCAGAGGGAAATTCTGTAGGGAGCCGTGTCCAGCTGGATTCTACGGACAAAATTGcagaaacag GTGTGGTCGCTGTAAAGGCCAGCAGCCCTGCAAGGTGGCAGAGGGACGTTGCATCGCATGTGAAAGCGGTTGGAATGGCACCAGGTGTGACCAGATGTGTACCCCTGGGTTCTTTGGTGAAAACTGCAAGGAAGTTTGCTCATCCTGCAAAGACGGACACTTCTGCAACCGCATCAATGGCAAATGCCCCCACTGCAACCCTGGTTGGATGGGTGATCG ATGTGAGGTCAAGTGCCCAAATGGAACCTATGGAGAGAACTGTGTCAATGACTGCAACAGCTGCTTCAATGGGATGTGTCACTTCGCCACAGGAAATTGTCTCTGTGATCCCGGCTTCTCTGGTGCCTA CTGTAATGTGACCTGTTCAGCGGGTCAGTATGGGCTTAACTGTACCCAGACCTGTTCCTGCCATGACAACAACTGCAACATAGTGACTGGAGCATGTAACCTAC AGCCTAACCAGAGGATGGGTGTGATGGCAGCAGGGGTGCTGgtcacctgtctcctcctcctgctcctctccttGCTGTGTTGCTGCTGTGtctgcagacagaacaaacagaatGA CCCTGAGAAAATGTCCAAAAGAAGACTATGTGGAGGGTTCACACGAATCAGCTCTAAACTTCCTCGTATCCCACTGAGACGGCAGAAGCTACCCAAAGTTGTTG TGTCCCACCATGACCCTGAGAATACTTTCAACTGTAGTTTCATTGAGCCCCCCTCTGCAGTGGAGCAACCCACCCCCTCCGGGTCATCCCGAGCCTCCTTCTCTTCCGTAGAGACCACAGAGGATGGACATGTCTATGCTGTGCCTGACG agaacaaaaagaaatgggacagaatcaacacaacagagactACAGTACTAGCTGATAATGATATCCCTGAGGTAGACACGTTGCCGGAGGACATGGATATGACTGAGCAGGCCTCAGTTAACACCAGTGAGCTGCCACTCCAGAAGTTATCAGAGAGTGAGGGCTCCTGCAGTGGCACAGAGTCAGCCACCAGCACCCTCCGCCTCAGGGCCTCTGCCCCTCAGCCACCCCAGCAGTCCAGCAAGGAGCCAGAGAACAATAGAGGGTCAAACAATGTCAAAGATAACGGGAAGCCTATAGCTGCTGAGAGGGTTAAACCACAGCCACCAGACCCCTCCACCAAGCCCAAGCTCTCCTGGATCCATGCATCTCCTGGGCCAAATCAGAATCAGATAAGTCAGGAAGAGACTGTGGCTGAGGATAACATTTGTTCCAGAAAGAAAGCCAGCAAGCATCAAACTCCCAACGCCCCCGAGTCTGCAGGTACAGATGGGGCCAGCTCCATAGGTGAGAAGAAGCCAAATAAAAGCAGACCAGGTCGGTTGCAGATAGAGCACATCAACGGGGCAGTGCAGAGTGTCCTCAGGAAAATGGGCAACTTCCGGAAAACTGCAATCCCCAAAGAGTCCCCAGAGAAGAGCCCCAGCTTATCCCTAAACAGGGAGGTTAACCAACCGAACATACACTCTGAGGTAGCCTCCCTCTTAACTGCTCAGCTGAAGGAGAAGACTCAGAGCCTGAACAGGAGTGAGGCCGGCAGCTGTGAGGAGAGCCTGTCTCACTTCCAGGCCCAGAGAAAGAAGCCCACCCCGCCCCAAAAGACCTCGGGCACCCAGCCTGGAGCTGGAAAGGCTTTGCTTCCCACATCCGCCAGCTCACAGAAGCCTCTGCCAGATACTCCATCTAAAGAAGCCAAAAGCCCAGAGAAACAAGACTCTAACAACTCTGAAAGCAGATCAGATAAGGGAGAGCCCAAAAATAAGACCCCAATGAAAAAGCCTCCTCGAAAAAAGCGCAAGGAAGGTAATGTAGACTCAAAAATACAGACTACTACTCCAAAGGTTGCAGTGATGCCACCAAAGGCTGCAAATTAG
- the LOC121582344 gene encoding scavenger receptor class F member 2 isoform X1, translating into METTRYVLVIVLLRVFCCWTYSQELNPRGRNVCKAGSDRLQCCSGWAQQGDECLIPICEGNFTCKENEVCVRPNECRCRHGYFGATCDTKCPSEFWGPDCKGKCDCHPNGRCDDVTGACTCNPNRWGPNCERACGCQKGQCNQETGACTCYAGFWGPQCSNNCYCSVNSVCDVGTGQCHCNPGWYGRSCGAQCVCNGSPCDQLTGRCKCRDRLWGIHCERMCQCVHGRCNQADGSCTCRPGFRGKFCREPCPAGFYGQNCRNRCGRCKGQQPCKVAEGRCIACESGWNGTRCDQMCTPGFFGENCKEVCSSCKDGHFCNRINGKCPHCNPGWMGDRCEVKCPNGTYGENCVNDCNSCFNGMCHFATGNCLCDPGFSGAYCNVTCSAGQYGLNCTQTCSCHDNNCNIVTGACNLQPNQRMGVMAAGVLVTCLLLLLLSLLCCCCVCRQNKQNDPEKMSKRRLCGGFTRISSKLPRIPLRRQKLPKVVVSHHDPENTFNCSFIEPPSAVEQPTPSGSSRASFSSVETTEDGHVYAVPDEENKKKWDRINTTETTVLADNDIPEVDTLPEDMDMTEQASVNTSELPLQKLSESEGSCSGTESATSTLRLRASAPQPPQQSSKEPENNRGSNNVKDNGKPIAAERVKPQPPDPSTKPKLSWIHASPGPNQNQISQEETVAEDNICSRKKASKHQTPNAPESAGTDGASSIGEKKPNKSRPGRLQIEHINGAVQSVLRKMGNFRKTAIPKESPEKSPSLSLNREVNQPNIHSEVASLLTAQLKEKTQSLNRSEAGSCEESLSHFQAQRKKPTPPQKTSGTQPGAGKALLPTSASSQKPLPDTPSKEAKSPEKQDSNNSESRSDKGEPKNKTPMKKPPRKKRKEGNVDSKIQTTTPKVAVMPPKAAN; encoded by the exons ATGGAAACAACGAGATATGTCTTAGTCATTGTGCTTCTACGTGTCTTCTGTTGTTGGACTTACAGCCAAGAACTAAATCCCAGAGGTAGAAATGTATGCAAAGCTGG ATCTGACAGGCTCCAATGCTGTAGTGGCTGGGCACAGCAAGGAGATGAGTGCTTAATAC CAATTTGTGAGGGTAACTTCACCTGCAAAGAGAATGAAGTTTGTGTGCGACCCAACGAATGCCGCTGTCGTCATGGTTATTTTGGAGCCACTTGTGATACAA AATGTCCGTCTGAGTTCTGGGGGCCTGACTGCAAGGGTAAGTGTGATTGCCATCCCAACGGGAGGTGCGATGATGTCACTGGGGCCTGCACCTGTAACCCTAATCGCTGGGGGCCAAACTGTGAGCGAGCCTGCGGCTGCCAGAAGGGCCAATGCAACCAGGAGACAGGTGCTTGTACGTGCTACGCAGGCTTCTGGGGCCCTCAGTGCTCCAACAACTGTTACTGCAGCGTCAACTCTGTGTGTGACGTGGGGACAGGTCAGTGCCACTGCAACCCCGGCTGGTATGGGAGGAGCTGCGGTGCCCAGTGTGTCTGCAACGGCTCTCCGTGTGACCAGCTCACCGGCCGCTGCAAGTGTCGAGATCGTCTGTGGGGTATTCACTGCGAGCGCATGTGCCAGTGTGTCCATGGACGCTGTAACCAGGCGGATGGATCGTGCACCTGCAGGCCAGGATTCAGAGGGAAATTCTGTAGGGAGCCGTGTCCAGCTGGATTCTACGGACAAAATTGcagaaacag GTGTGGTCGCTGTAAAGGCCAGCAGCCCTGCAAGGTGGCAGAGGGACGTTGCATCGCATGTGAAAGCGGTTGGAATGGCACCAGGTGTGACCAGATGTGTACCCCTGGGTTCTTTGGTGAAAACTGCAAGGAAGTTTGCTCATCCTGCAAAGACGGACACTTCTGCAACCGCATCAATGGCAAATGCCCCCACTGCAACCCTGGTTGGATGGGTGATCG ATGTGAGGTCAAGTGCCCAAATGGAACCTATGGAGAGAACTGTGTCAATGACTGCAACAGCTGCTTCAATGGGATGTGTCACTTCGCCACAGGAAATTGTCTCTGTGATCCCGGCTTCTCTGGTGCCTA CTGTAATGTGACCTGTTCAGCGGGTCAGTATGGGCTTAACTGTACCCAGACCTGTTCCTGCCATGACAACAACTGCAACATAGTGACTGGAGCATGTAACCTAC AGCCTAACCAGAGGATGGGTGTGATGGCAGCAGGGGTGCTGgtcacctgtctcctcctcctgctcctctccttGCTGTGTTGCTGCTGTGtctgcagacagaacaaacagaatGA CCCTGAGAAAATGTCCAAAAGAAGACTATGTGGAGGGTTCACACGAATCAGCTCTAAACTTCCTCGTATCCCACTGAGACGGCAGAAGCTACCCAAAGTTGTTG TGTCCCACCATGACCCTGAGAATACTTTCAACTGTAGTTTCATTGAGCCCCCCTCTGCAGTGGAGCAACCCACCCCCTCCGGGTCATCCCGAGCCTCCTTCTCTTCCGTAGAGACCACAGAGGATGGACATGTCTATGCTGTGCCTGACG aagagaacaaaaagaaatgggacagaatcaacacaacagagactACAGTACTAGCTGATAATGATATCCCTGAGGTAGACACGTTGCCGGAGGACATGGATATGACTGAGCAGGCCTCAGTTAACACCAGTGAGCTGCCACTCCAGAAGTTATCAGAGAGTGAGGGCTCCTGCAGTGGCACAGAGTCAGCCACCAGCACCCTCCGCCTCAGGGCCTCTGCCCCTCAGCCACCCCAGCAGTCCAGCAAGGAGCCAGAGAACAATAGAGGGTCAAACAATGTCAAAGATAACGGGAAGCCTATAGCTGCTGAGAGGGTTAAACCACAGCCACCAGACCCCTCCACCAAGCCCAAGCTCTCCTGGATCCATGCATCTCCTGGGCCAAATCAGAATCAGATAAGTCAGGAAGAGACTGTGGCTGAGGATAACATTTGTTCCAGAAAGAAAGCCAGCAAGCATCAAACTCCCAACGCCCCCGAGTCTGCAGGTACAGATGGGGCCAGCTCCATAGGTGAGAAGAAGCCAAATAAAAGCAGACCAGGTCGGTTGCAGATAGAGCACATCAACGGGGCAGTGCAGAGTGTCCTCAGGAAAATGGGCAACTTCCGGAAAACTGCAATCCCCAAAGAGTCCCCAGAGAAGAGCCCCAGCTTATCCCTAAACAGGGAGGTTAACCAACCGAACATACACTCTGAGGTAGCCTCCCTCTTAACTGCTCAGCTGAAGGAGAAGACTCAGAGCCTGAACAGGAGTGAGGCCGGCAGCTGTGAGGAGAGCCTGTCTCACTTCCAGGCCCAGAGAAAGAAGCCCACCCCGCCCCAAAAGACCTCGGGCACCCAGCCTGGAGCTGGAAAGGCTTTGCTTCCCACATCCGCCAGCTCACAGAAGCCTCTGCCAGATACTCCATCTAAAGAAGCCAAAAGCCCAGAGAAACAAGACTCTAACAACTCTGAAAGCAGATCAGATAAGGGAGAGCCCAAAAATAAGACCCCAATGAAAAAGCCTCCTCGAAAAAAGCGCAAGGAAGGTAATGTAGACTCAAAAATACAGACTACTACTCCAAAGGTTGCAGTGATGCCACCAAAGGCTGCAAATTAG